The following are encoded together in the Xanthobacter autotrophicus Py2 genome:
- a CDS encoding RNA polymerase, sigma-24 subunit, ECF subfamily (TIGRFAM: RNA polymerase sigma-70~PFAM: sigma-70 region 2 domain protein; sigma-70 region 4 domain protein; Sigma-70 region 4 type 2~KEGG: rru:Rru_A0722 sigma-24 (FecI)): protein MDVAEPSLFALPLPPSHRAGTPVGVRPRGRFAVPPAGSPAMSAVQPERRAGADMSALVVAIARTGDREAFAQLFRHFAPRVKAFLMRSGLSANAAEELAQETLLMVWRKASYFDPARAAASTWIFAIARNLSIDLKRRERHISTVDADAADEEADETSGETILMGAERDARVRAALAKLSEEQATIVRLSFFQEKPHSQIAQELGIPLGTAKSRVRLALSRLRTLLEDLK from the coding sequence ATGGATGTCGCCGAGCCCAGCCTGTTTGCTCTCCCGCTCCCCCCGTCGCACCGGGCGGGTACGCCTGTCGGCGTCCGGCCGCGCGGGCGGTTTGCGGTCCCGCCGGCCGGTTCGCCGGCCATGAGCGCCGTCCAACCCGAGCGCCGAGCGGGCGCTGACATGAGCGCTCTGGTCGTAGCCATCGCGCGCACCGGGGACCGTGAAGCCTTCGCACAGCTGTTCCGCCATTTCGCGCCCCGGGTGAAGGCGTTCCTCATGCGCAGCGGCCTTTCCGCCAACGCGGCGGAGGAGCTGGCGCAAGAGACGCTGCTGATGGTGTGGCGCAAGGCGTCCTATTTCGACCCGGCCCGCGCCGCCGCCTCCACCTGGATCTTCGCCATCGCCCGCAACCTCTCCATCGACCTGAAGCGCCGCGAGCGCCACATCAGCACGGTGGATGCGGACGCCGCCGACGAGGAGGCCGACGAGACCTCCGGCGAAACCATCCTCATGGGCGCCGAGCGCGATGCGCGGGTGCGGGCGGCCCTCGCCAAGCTCTCCGAGGAGCAGGCCACCATCGTCCGGCTCTCCTTTTTCCAGGAGAAGCCCCATTCGCAGATCGCGCAGGAGCTGGGCATTCCGCTCGGCACCGCCAAATCGCGCGTCCGCCTGGCGCTGAGCCGCCTGCGCACGCTGCTGGAAGATTTGAAATGA
- a CDS encoding endonuclease III (KEGG: rpa:RPA0343 endonuclease III DNA-(apurinic or apyrimidinic site) lyase~TIGRFAM: endonuclease III~PFAM: helix-hairpin-helix motif; HhH-GPD family protein~SMART: iron-sulfur cluster loop) has translation MPRKITPPKPSVATEAAAAKPDAATPGVSAPAKPRAAPASALPAAKAGTGSGKAGAKDKARAGAAKGAAKSPAKGDAKGGAKGAAQATAQAPAKVPAKVPAKAPAKPAAKSAPSGKRKPATPPPASPAPRRNKAVANAAAAAHGKTLLVWSEEEIAEAFARFEAQDPEPKGELNHTDAFTLLVAVVLSAQATDTGVNKATTGLFAAAATPAAMVTLGEEEVARRIRTLGLYRGKAKNVVELSRLLLERHAGMVPRDREALEALPGVGRKTANVVLNIAFGAPTIAVDTHLFRVANRTGLAPGPTPLAVELGLEARIPDRFKLHAHHWLILHGRYICKASRPECGRCIIADLCRWPEKRF, from the coding sequence ATGCCGCGCAAGATCACCCCGCCCAAACCTTCCGTTGCGACCGAGGCAGCAGCCGCCAAACCCGATGCCGCCACACCCGGCGTTTCCGCACCGGCAAAGCCGCGTGCGGCGCCGGCATCTGCTTTACCGGCTGCGAAAGCCGGGACGGGGAGCGGCAAGGCTGGAGCGAAGGACAAGGCCCGAGCAGGTGCGGCCAAGGGGGCTGCCAAGTCCCCGGCCAAGGGTGACGCCAAGGGTGGCGCCAAGGGTGCGGCCCAAGCTACGGCCCAAGCTCCCGCCAAGGTTCCCGCCAAGGTTCCCGCCAAGGCTCCGGCCAAGCCGGCCGCCAAATCCGCACCCTCCGGCAAGCGCAAGCCGGCCACGCCACCACCCGCCAGCCCCGCGCCCCGCCGCAACAAGGCGGTGGCCAATGCCGCCGCCGCCGCCCACGGCAAGACGCTCCTCGTCTGGAGCGAAGAGGAGATCGCCGAGGCCTTCGCCCGCTTCGAGGCGCAGGATCCCGAGCCCAAGGGCGAACTCAACCACACCGATGCCTTCACCCTGCTGGTTGCCGTGGTGCTCTCGGCACAGGCCACCGATACGGGGGTCAACAAGGCCACCACCGGCCTGTTCGCTGCCGCCGCCACCCCCGCCGCCATGGTCACGCTCGGCGAGGAGGAGGTGGCCCGCCGCATTCGCACCCTCGGCCTCTATCGCGGCAAGGCGAAAAATGTGGTGGAGCTGTCCCGCCTGCTGCTGGAACGGCATGCCGGCATGGTGCCGCGCGACCGCGAGGCGCTGGAGGCGCTGCCGGGGGTGGGGCGCAAGACCGCCAATGTGGTGCTGAACATCGCCTTCGGCGCGCCGACCATTGCGGTGGACACCCACCTGTTCCGGGTGGCAAACCGCACCGGCCTAGCTCCCGGCCCGACGCCGCTGGCGGTGGAACTGGGCCTGGAGGCGCGCATCCCCGACCGCTTCAAGCTGCATGCCCACCACTGGCTGATTCTGCACGGCCGCTACATCTGCAAGGCGTCCAGGCCCGAATGCGGCCGCTGCATCATCGCGGATCTCTGCCGCTGGCCGGAGAAACGCTTCTGA
- a CDS encoding anti-ECFsigma factor, ChrR (TIGRFAM: anti-sigma factor, putative, ChrR family~PFAM: Cupin 2 conserved barrel domain protein~KEGG: mlo:mlr8089 transcriptional regulator), which yields MSVHSHPGDATLLRYAAGTLPAGPALLVEIHLQGCPHCRAAVRRFEAVGGALLDAAEPAALAADAFARTLARLGPAPVSGGLTGGGARRDHLEAAFSGPAAAPRLPEGLVLPEGVRLPRPLTSRRIGAMMPVAPGVRVGRVHVPEDGQSNVFLFQIGPGRAIPRHTHDGTEYTHVICGGFSDPSGHYGAGDLVEADGDVEHSPRVDDDGTCICLAAFEGRLRFRGLLGVVLRPFL from the coding sequence ATGAGCGTCCATTCCCATCCCGGCGATGCGACCCTGCTGCGGTATGCGGCAGGCACGCTGCCGGCCGGGCCGGCCCTGCTGGTGGAGATCCACCTTCAGGGTTGCCCGCACTGCCGCGCGGCGGTGCGCCGGTTCGAGGCGGTGGGCGGGGCGCTGCTGGACGCCGCCGAGCCGGCTGCCCTCGCCGCCGACGCTTTCGCCCGCACCCTGGCGCGGCTTGGACCCGCCCCCGTGTCCGGGGGCCTGACGGGCGGTGGCGCCCGGCGGGATCATCTGGAGGCGGCCTTCTCCGGACCGGCCGCCGCGCCGCGCCTTCCCGAGGGGCTGGTGCTGCCGGAAGGCGTCCGCCTACCGCGGCCGCTCACCTCCCGCCGCATCGGCGCCATGATGCCGGTGGCGCCCGGCGTGCGCGTGGGGCGGGTGCATGTACCCGAGGACGGGCAGTCCAACGTGTTCCTGTTCCAGATCGGGCCGGGCCGGGCCATTCCCCGGCACACCCACGACGGGACGGAATACACCCACGTTATCTGCGGCGGCTTCAGCGACCCGTCCGGCCATTACGGTGCCGGCGACCTGGTGGAGGCGGACGGGGACGTGGAGCATTCACCGCGGGTGGATGATGATGGCACCTGCATCTGCCTTGCCGCCTTCGAGGGTCGCCTGCGCTTTCGCGGCCTGCTGGGCGTGGTGCTGCGGCCGTTCCTTTGA
- a CDS encoding Shikimate kinase., 3-dehydroquinate synthase (PFAM: shikimate kinase; 3-dehydroquinate synthase~KEGG: bra:BRADO0609 bifunctional: shikimate kinase (N-terminal); dehydroquinate synthase (C-terminal)): protein MTPAPVTPAPVTPADMVRRLGRRSIVLVGMPGAGKSSVGRRLAKRLGLPFVDADEEIERAACMSIPEIFARRGEVEFREGEKRVVARLLQSGPSVLATGGGAFMNSETRDAVARQGVSVWLRADLHTLLRRVKKRTDRPLLAQGDPAAKLATLLQQRGDTYALADVIVDSRDVVHEMVVEEVIGAVHRHLIQYPEGTRSMSAPIGPAALGPADLAHAEPEPLPVGDITRSTVRVDLAGRPYDIYIGPGLLAEAGTHVTVLRKGARVAIVTDANVAAAGHLKTVQDSLSAAGIDHTAIVVEPGEKTKGWPGLQQVVEGLISARIERRDLVLALGGGVVGDLAGFAASVLRRGVDVVQAPTTLLSQVDSSVGGKTGINSPQGKNLVGAFHQPVLVLADTAALDTLPVREVRAGYAEVVKYGLLGDRALFDTLERDFAGVINGGPERISAVAASCMAKAAIVARDEKETGDRALLNLGHTFGHALEAGAGYSSRLLHGEGVAIGMALAFAFSARLGLCPGQDVTRAVRHLEAAGLPTKISDVPGELPDTDGLMALIAQDKKVSRGALTFILVRGIGEAFVAKDVNPDEVRAFLAEMR, encoded by the coding sequence GTGACGCCTGCCCCGGTGACACCTGCTCCGGTGACGCCTGCCGACATGGTCCGCCGCCTCGGGCGCCGCTCCATCGTGCTGGTGGGCATGCCGGGGGCCGGCAAGTCGTCGGTGGGCCGCAGGCTCGCCAAGCGGCTCGGCCTGCCCTTCGTGGATGCCGACGAGGAGATCGAGCGCGCCGCCTGCATGAGCATTCCGGAAATCTTCGCCCGCCGTGGCGAGGTGGAGTTCCGCGAGGGCGAGAAGCGGGTAGTGGCGCGGCTGCTCCAGTCCGGCCCCAGCGTGCTCGCCACCGGCGGCGGCGCCTTCATGAACAGTGAGACCCGCGACGCGGTGGCCCGCCAGGGCGTCTCGGTCTGGCTGCGTGCCGACCTCCACACCCTGCTCAGGCGTGTGAAGAAGCGCACCGACCGCCCCCTCCTTGCCCAGGGCGACCCGGCGGCGAAGCTCGCCACCCTGCTGCAGCAGCGCGGCGACACCTACGCCCTCGCCGACGTGATCGTGGACAGCCGCGACGTGGTGCACGAGATGGTGGTGGAAGAGGTGATCGGCGCCGTGCACCGCCATCTCATCCAGTATCCCGAAGGGACCCGTTCCATGTCCGCCCCTATTGGTCCCGCCGCCCTCGGCCCCGCCGATCTGGCCCATGCCGAGCCCGAGCCCCTGCCCGTCGGCGACATCACCCGCAGCACCGTGCGCGTGGATCTGGCCGGGCGGCCCTATGACATCTATATCGGCCCCGGCCTGCTGGCCGAGGCGGGCACCCATGTGACCGTGCTGCGCAAGGGCGCGCGGGTCGCCATCGTCACCGACGCCAACGTGGCGGCCGCCGGGCACCTGAAGACGGTTCAGGACTCGCTATCCGCCGCCGGCATCGACCATACGGCCATCGTGGTGGAGCCGGGCGAGAAGACCAAGGGCTGGCCCGGCCTCCAGCAGGTGGTGGAAGGCCTGATTTCCGCCCGCATTGAGCGGCGCGACCTGGTGCTGGCGCTGGGTGGCGGCGTGGTGGGCGACCTCGCGGGCTTCGCCGCCTCGGTGCTGCGGCGCGGGGTGGACGTGGTGCAGGCGCCGACCACCCTGCTCAGCCAGGTGGACTCTTCCGTCGGCGGTAAGACCGGCATCAACTCGCCCCAGGGCAAGAACCTGGTCGGCGCCTTCCACCAGCCGGTGCTGGTGTTGGCCGATACCGCAGCGCTGGACACCCTGCCCGTGCGCGAGGTGCGCGCCGGCTATGCGGAAGTGGTGAAATACGGCCTGCTCGGCGACCGCGCCCTGTTCGACACGCTGGAGCGCGACTTCGCCGGCGTCATCAATGGCGGGCCGGAGCGCATCTCGGCCGTGGCGGCGAGCTGCATGGCCAAGGCCGCCATCGTCGCCCGCGACGAGAAGGAGACCGGCGACCGGGCGCTTCTCAACCTCGGCCACACCTTCGGCCACGCGCTGGAGGCGGGCGCCGGCTATTCCAGCCGCCTGCTGCACGGCGAGGGCGTCGCCATCGGCATGGCGCTGGCCTTCGCCTTCTCGGCGCGACTCGGCCTGTGCCCGGGACAGGACGTGACGCGGGCGGTGCGGCACCTGGAAGCCGCCGGCCTGCCCACGAAGATTTCCGACGTGCCGGGCGAATTGCCGGACACGGACGGGCTGATGGCCCTCATCGCCCAGGACAAGAAGGTCAGCCGCGGCGCACTCACCTTCATCCTGGTGCGCGGCATCGGCGAGGCCTTCGTGGCCAAGGACGTGAACCCGGACGAGGTGCGCGCCTTCCTGGCGGAGATGCGCTGA
- a CDS encoding conserved hypothetical protein (KEGG: bja:bll0688 hypothetical protein) encodes MPQASDRDTAPEGDAGFPEEPVVYAVTLAPHRSLTPRGFRLVMLGVGSVSLVTGLAFLAMGAWPIFGFFGLDVLLIYVAFRASFRSARAREHILVTPSVIEVRREPARGRRTITRLNPFWTRLTREDDEDHGTLDVALVSGPRTVPVGRFLGPDQKAALATDLSRALSVVKKGVPRNSF; translated from the coding sequence ATGCCCCAAGCCAGCGACCGTGATACCGCACCCGAAGGGGACGCGGGGTTCCCGGAGGAACCCGTCGTCTATGCGGTGACGCTTGCCCCGCATCGCTCGCTCACGCCGCGCGGCTTTCGCCTGGTGATGTTGGGCGTGGGCAGCGTCAGCCTCGTCACCGGGCTTGCCTTCCTGGCCATGGGGGCATGGCCCATTTTCGGCTTCTTCGGCCTCGACGTGCTTTTGATCTACGTCGCCTTCCGCGCCAGTTTCCGCTCGGCGCGGGCGCGCGAGCATATCCTCGTCACCCCCAGCGTCATCGAGGTGCGGCGCGAGCCGGCGCGCGGGCGGCGCACCATCACCCGGCTCAACCCGTTCTGGACCCGCCTGACGCGGGAGGACGACGAGGACCACGGCACGCTGGATGTCGCCCTCGTCAGCGGCCCGCGCACCGTGCCGGTCGGGCGCTTTCTGGGGCCGGACCAGAAGGCGGCGCTGGCGACCGACCTCTCCCGTGCCCTGTCGGTGGTGAAGAAGGGCGTGCCCCGCAATTCCTTTTGA
- a CDS encoding major facilitator superfamily MFS_1 (PFAM: major facilitator superfamily MFS_1~KEGG: rpd:RPD_4227 major facilitator superfamily MFS_1), with amino-acid sequence MLDQTHELRQEDASGGGPSRRAAFGLDALNLFLADVRDGLGPYLAIYLIAVRGPDQGWNEATVGLVMTIAGLVGLIAQTPAGALIDNSRNKPAIIIGAALAVTLSCLALPLISNFYLVAGTQSLAAIAGAIFPPALSAITLGLVGPKAFSRRIGRNEAFNHAGNAMAAAIAAGTALLFGPIVVFWLMGALAVLSIGAMLVVPRAEIDDTRARGLTHEKGDTEKPSSLGVLLANRTLLLFAVLCFLFHLSNAAMLTSTGQLLTKVVGSEQATSLIALCIVVAQCVMVPVAMMVGTKADAWGHKPIFLAAFGVLALRGALYPVSNDPYWLFAVQCLDGVGAGIYGALFPVVVADLTFGTGRFNISQGAIATAQGLGASLSATLAGVTIVWAGYSAAFLTLSAIAALGFVIYAVRMPETGRNS; translated from the coding sequence ATGCTCGATCAAACGCATGAGTTGCGGCAGGAAGATGCCTCGGGCGGCGGCCCCTCCCGCCGGGCAGCGTTTGGCCTTGATGCCCTCAACCTGTTCCTAGCGGATGTGCGCGACGGCCTCGGGCCCTATCTCGCCATCTATCTCATCGCTGTGCGCGGGCCGGACCAGGGGTGGAACGAGGCCACGGTGGGCCTCGTCATGACCATCGCCGGCCTCGTCGGGCTGATCGCCCAGACGCCCGCCGGCGCCTTGATCGACAACAGTCGGAACAAGCCGGCCATCATCATCGGCGCGGCGCTGGCGGTCACCCTCTCCTGCCTCGCGCTGCCGCTGATCTCCAATTTCTACCTGGTCGCCGGCACCCAGTCCCTCGCCGCCATCGCCGGGGCGATCTTTCCGCCGGCCCTGTCGGCCATCACCCTGGGCCTTGTGGGGCCGAAGGCATTTTCCCGGCGCATCGGGCGCAACGAGGCCTTCAACCATGCCGGCAATGCCATGGCGGCAGCCATAGCGGCAGGAACCGCGCTGCTGTTCGGGCCCATCGTGGTGTTCTGGCTGATGGGTGCCCTCGCCGTGCTCAGCATCGGCGCCATGCTGGTGGTGCCGCGGGCGGAGATCGACGACACCCGGGCCCGCGGCCTCACCCACGAGAAAGGCGACACCGAGAAGCCTTCAAGCCTCGGCGTGCTGCTGGCCAACCGCACCCTGCTGCTGTTCGCGGTGCTGTGCTTCCTCTTCCACCTCTCCAACGCCGCCATGCTGACCTCCACCGGCCAGTTGCTCACCAAGGTGGTGGGGAGCGAGCAGGCGACCTCCCTGATCGCCCTGTGCATCGTGGTGGCCCAATGCGTGATGGTCCCCGTCGCCATGATGGTGGGCACCAAGGCGGATGCCTGGGGCCACAAGCCCATCTTTCTCGCCGCCTTCGGGGTGCTGGCCCTTCGCGGTGCGCTCTATCCGGTCTCCAACGATCCCTACTGGCTGTTCGCGGTGCAGTGCCTGGACGGCGTGGGCGCCGGCATCTATGGCGCGCTGTTTCCCGTGGTAGTCGCCGACCTGACCTTTGGGACCGGCCGCTTCAACATCAGCCAGGGCGCCATCGCCACCGCCCAGGGCCTCGGCGCCTCCCTGTCGGCGACGCTGGCGGGGGTGACCATCGTGTGGGCCGGCTATTCCGCCGCCTTCCTCACCCTCTCGGCCATCGCCGCCCTGGGCTTCGTGATCTATGCCGTGCGCATGCCCGAAACCGGCCGTAACAGCTGA